In the genome of Segatella copri, one region contains:
- a CDS encoding hybrid sensor histidine kinase/response regulator transcription factor — protein MKQELKLFLKGILVMLLLAMKSLPCNAIGAYGAVDFNRLTNRNGLSNSQVNAIFKDQKGYVWFGTQSGLDRFDGFRMKAFLYDDGNPNSIPNNSVDEIQQAINGSLWIHTGVGYCIYQYDKERFDRKPEEWLKTIGVDGPPYKLLIDSKKNMWMSVYGQGIYFVDVKNMTAFLFPFSKTKSRSSLPDYQVSCIREDNGQAVVTFDNGVICRLDGYAQQVVWMDRFILNNRLSNDHSVFTFVDSKNNYWVNTNLGIYVYHKNLKKWFVGAKGYLATFGFNVPAYPGRKVIIRDMARDKQGHMWIATDHNGLIYLDYAKKICRQFMYNPNDKGSISDNSLPELYVDDNDALWVGTYKNGVNYYSASSTKFYTIPLGDVCTITQDLNGNLWCGTNDAGIVAYNPTTGQSSRFYGAKTGLGSEVVVSSTTMKDGTLYFGTFNGGLARLSHGVWKSYHAGTSGLANNSVWCLAEAPDHRLLIGTLGGGFQIFDPNTEKFETYNTSNSKLTSNFINSLFMQNANQLLLGHSQNMSVFDFHDRKITDLSKLSNGKAFLSPSINYSMIDSRGLLWIATPSGIAMYDLKSNQVENINNLNGTPGAVGCSIIEDKNHTMWLVSEFVVTHVKVDKDEDGKWNLKITNYNSLDGLQERQFNYRSACLMRNGDIAIGGQDGVNIISPRSAQNAKNHVCALFSGVVLFDHALTAGEEYEGRVILEESLDASHRLDLSYKDNAFTIQLASSEVTVPSRNRFLYRMKGVTDKWLLTPADRPEVTFTNLSSGSYILQVKVVNGDGTVNDEISELEINVAPPFYLSIWAFLVYIALIAAAFFLYRRRMIERQRNQFERKSMEDSMKKTKELNELKLNFFTNVSHELRTPLTLIISPLVTMIREEADPAKRRKLELIHRNATRLLNLVNQILDFRKFDQNKEKLNLSQTEVVSFVDNICASFRILANNKVTLEFESEFPKLNMTVDVDKVGKIVNNLLSNAYKFTPDGGKIVVSLRAKTRFEMKGGEHDMLCIYVIDTGKGISDEEKKNVFDRFYQVNGTEMQPAGGSGIGLNLVKKYAELHGGNVYVRDNEAGGSIFVVELPIADDGSAKVNAHLGTLRSAPVITTVHKAVENDVPELIDDASASLYGMARKKVQSAAGDSSAHKPTLLLVDDSDDFREFMHDLLSDYTVVEAVNGQDAWNKIIDHRPDIILSDVMMPVMDGNELCRQVKENDETASIPFVMLTARLADEHRKEGLMSGADEYITKPFNIDMLNLRLKNLLNLVKRTGTVAKPTGEVVKEKQLNNGHFVLGTADQKLIEDIDNYIRDNLSNPDTSVESMSAHLCISRVQLYKRMISLMGITPSEYLRAKRIKYAEYLLHSDEYNISEIAYKVGFNNPRYFSKYFQEAYGVTPSQYKKNLEAQE, from the coding sequence TGCTTATGGGGCAGTGGATTTTAATCGGCTGACCAACAGAAATGGATTGAGCAACAGTCAGGTGAATGCCATATTCAAAGACCAGAAGGGCTATGTATGGTTTGGCACCCAGTCGGGACTCGACCGTTTCGACGGATTTCGTATGAAGGCATTCCTCTACGATGATGGCAATCCCAATTCCATCCCCAACAATTCGGTGGATGAAATTCAGCAGGCCATCAACGGATCGCTGTGGATTCATACCGGGGTGGGATATTGCATCTACCAGTATGACAAGGAGCGATTCGACCGCAAGCCAGAGGAATGGCTCAAGACCATCGGCGTGGATGGTCCTCCTTACAAACTGCTCATCGACTCGAAGAAAAACATGTGGATGAGTGTGTATGGTCAGGGCATCTATTTTGTGGATGTCAAGAACATGACAGCTTTTCTCTTCCCTTTTTCCAAGACGAAATCACGCAGTTCGCTGCCTGATTATCAGGTGAGCTGTATCCGCGAGGACAACGGACAGGCGGTGGTTACCTTCGACAATGGTGTGATCTGCCGATTGGATGGTTACGCCCAGCAAGTGGTGTGGATGGACCGTTTTATCCTTAACAACAGACTCTCTAACGACCATTCGGTCTTCACCTTCGTAGACAGCAAGAACAACTATTGGGTGAATACCAATCTGGGCATCTATGTGTATCATAAGAATCTGAAGAAATGGTTTGTCGGGGCGAAGGGCTATCTGGCCACCTTCGGCTTTAATGTGCCGGCTTATCCGGGGCGCAAAGTCATTATCCGTGATATGGCGAGAGACAAGCAGGGACACATGTGGATTGCAACCGACCATAACGGCTTGATTTATCTGGACTATGCCAAGAAAATCTGCCGCCAGTTTATGTACAATCCTAATGATAAGGGGTCTATCTCCGACAATTCGCTTCCTGAGTTGTACGTGGATGACAACGATGCTCTCTGGGTGGGTACCTACAAGAACGGAGTAAACTATTATTCTGCATCTTCCACCAAATTCTATACCATTCCGCTAGGCGATGTTTGTACCATTACGCAGGATTTGAACGGTAATCTCTGGTGCGGTACCAACGATGCGGGCATCGTGGCATACAATCCGACAACGGGCCAGTCTTCTCGTTTCTATGGAGCGAAAACCGGACTGGGTTCTGAGGTGGTGGTGAGCAGTACCACCATGAAGGATGGAACCTTGTATTTCGGAACCTTCAATGGCGGATTGGCGCGCTTGTCGCACGGCGTGTGGAAATCCTATCATGCCGGAACCAGCGGACTGGCAAACAACAGCGTTTGGTGTCTTGCCGAGGCTCCCGACCATCGGCTTCTGATAGGAACCCTGGGCGGCGGTTTCCAGATTTTCGACCCGAATACGGAAAAATTTGAAACCTACAACACCAGTAACTCCAAGCTTACGAGCAACTTCATCAACTCACTCTTCATGCAGAATGCCAACCAGCTGCTGTTGGGACATTCGCAGAACATGTCGGTCTTCGACTTCCATGACCGGAAGATTACGGATTTGAGCAAGCTGTCGAACGGAAAGGCTTTCTTGAGTCCATCTATCAACTATTCGATGATAGACAGTCGTGGACTCCTCTGGATAGCCACTCCTTCGGGCATCGCCATGTATGATTTGAAGTCGAACCAGGTGGAGAACATCAATAATCTGAACGGAACGCCGGGAGCCGTAGGCTGCTCCATCATCGAGGACAAGAACCATACGATGTGGCTGGTTTCAGAGTTTGTGGTTACCCACGTGAAGGTGGATAAGGATGAAGACGGCAAATGGAACCTGAAGATAACCAACTATAATTCGCTGGATGGCTTGCAGGAGCGCCAGTTCAACTATCGCTCGGCATGCCTGATGCGCAATGGCGACATCGCCATCGGCGGACAGGATGGTGTGAATATCATCAGTCCCCGTTCGGCACAGAATGCCAAGAACCATGTGTGTGCGCTCTTCAGCGGCGTGGTTCTCTTCGATCATGCCCTGACGGCAGGCGAGGAGTATGAAGGCAGGGTGATTCTGGAGGAGTCGCTTGATGCCAGCCATCGTCTTGATTTGAGCTATAAGGACAATGCCTTCACCATCCAGCTGGCTTCCAGCGAAGTGACGGTGCCATCGCGCAACCGATTCCTCTATCGCATGAAGGGTGTCACCGACAAGTGGCTGCTCACACCAGCCGACCGTCCGGAGGTAACCTTCACCAATCTCTCTTCGGGCAGCTATATCCTGCAGGTGAAGGTGGTGAACGGCGACGGAACCGTGAACGACGAGATCAGTGAGCTGGAAATCAACGTAGCTCCACCTTTCTATCTCTCTATCTGGGCATTCCTGGTATATATCGCCCTGATAGCCGCAGCCTTCTTCCTCTACCGTCGCAGAATGATAGAACGCCAGCGTAATCAGTTTGAGCGCAAGAGCATGGAAGACAGTATGAAGAAGACCAAGGAACTGAACGAGCTGAAGCTGAACTTCTTCACCAACGTGAGCCATGAGCTCCGCACTCCGCTCACCCTCATCATCTCGCCTCTGGTGACGATGATAAGAGAAGAAGCCGACCCTGCCAAGCGCAGAAAGCTGGAGCTGATTCATCGCAACGCCACCCGTCTGCTCAATCTGGTGAACCAGATTCTCGACTTCCGCAAGTTCGACCAGAACAAGGAGAAGCTGAATCTTTCGCAAACGGAGGTAGTGAGTTTCGTGGATAATATCTGTGCTTCCTTCCGTATCCTTGCCAACAACAAGGTGACGCTGGAGTTCGAATCGGAATTCCCTAAGCTGAACATGACGGTGGATGTGGATAAGGTGGGCAAGATAGTGAACAACCTCTTGAGCAATGCCTATAAGTTTACCCCTGATGGCGGCAAGATTGTAGTTTCGCTGCGTGCCAAGACCCGTTTCGAGATGAAGGGCGGTGAGCACGATATGCTTTGCATCTATGTGATTGATACCGGCAAGGGTATCAGCGATGAAGAGAAGAAGAATGTTTTCGACCGCTTCTATCAGGTGAACGGCACCGAGATGCAGCCTGCCGGAGGCAGTGGCATCGGACTCAACCTGGTGAAGAAATATGCCGAGTTGCATGGCGGCAATGTTTATGTGCGTGACAACGAAGCTGGCGGTTCGATATTCGTGGTAGAATTGCCTATCGCAGACGATGGTTCTGCCAAGGTGAATGCCCATCTGGGTACCTTGCGTTCGGCTCCAGTCATCACCACGGTGCATAAGGCTGTGGAGAATGATGTTCCGGAGCTGATAGATGATGCATCGGCTTCCCTCTATGGCATGGCCCGCAAAAAGGTGCAGTCTGCTGCGGGAGATTCATCTGCCCACAAGCCAACCTTGCTGCTGGTGGATGATAGCGACGACTTCCGCGAGTTTATGCACGACTTGCTTTCTGATTATACCGTGGTTGAGGCCGTGAACGGTCAGGATGCCTGGAACAAGATTATCGACCATCGTCCGGATATCATCCTCAGCGATGTGATGATGCCTGTGATGGATGGCAACGAACTCTGCCGCCAGGTGAAGGAGAACGACGAGACTGCTTCCATTCCATTCGTGATGCTGACGGCCCGTCTTGCCGATGAGCATCGCAAGGAGGGACTGATGAGCGGTGCGGATGAATATATCACCAAGCCATTCAATATCGACATGCTCAATCTGCGACTCAAGAATCTCCTGAATCTCGTGAAGCGCACGGGAACGGTGGCGAAGCCTACGGGCGAAGTGGTCAAGGAGAAGCAGCTCAACAACGGTCACTTCGTGCTGGGAACAGCCGACCAGAAGTTGATTGAGGATATCGACAACTATATCCGCGACAACCTGAGCAACCCTGATACATCCGTGGAATCGATGAGTGCTCATCTCTGCATCTCGCGCGTACAGTTATATAAGCGCATGATTTCGCTCATGGGCATCACGCCTTCGGAGTATCTTCGTGCCAAGAGAATCAAGTATGCCGAGTATCTGCTCCACTCCGATGAGTATAACATCAGCGAGATAGCCTACAAGGTGGGCTTCAACAATCCTCGCTACTTCTCCAAGTATTTCCAGGAGGCGTATGGCGTTACTCCTTCGCAATACAAGAAGAACCTGGAGGCTCAGGAATAA
- a CDS encoding TIM-barrel domain-containing protein has protein sequence MRITKTLFISAVLLMSATGLQAAGFIQKGNYLTVQLKEHQNYGPSQIRLQVVNDQIIRVQATAEQSFRNKQSLIIVPQNSKANYKVEEQGDKLIITTAAMRAVLNEATGQITFYDLKDNVLLNEVAQGGKTFKPFTVPDREIGVDIAKVPEAQKHGWSWRALFDSPDNEAFYGLGQHQSEELNMKGKNEDLFQYNTKVSVPFVISNKNYGILWDSYSYCRWGNPDDYLQLNHAFKLYDKEGKEGQLTGTYVDKNGQKIVRGEDSIYFEYAMPETSEICNKTDKGGIQNLPKGFALNGSKVVYEGYVEAPTNSFYQFILYYAGYTKIYIDGKLVVPERWRTAWNPNSYKFDVAIKKGVKTPIRIEWQPDGDVSYCGLRVAAPRSEAEKNQLSIWSEMSPDMDYYFIAGKNLDEVISGYRTLTGKASVYPKWALGFWQSRERYQSSKDIEDNLKKFRDLKIPVDNIVQDWNYWKLDSWGSHEFEAARYPNPQAMLDSVHAMNGRFMISVWPKFYDTVKNYKELDAKGWMYHQAIKDDIHDWLGFRGSFYDAYSDGARKMFWRQMDENLYSKYKFGIDAWWMDASEPNVRDCTPMWYRKALSGPTALGTSTEYFNAYSIVNADAIYNGQRSVNPNQRVFLLTRSGFAGEQRYSTATWSGDIATRWEDMRAQMTAGLNYSMAGLPFWGMDQGGFCVENRYVAAQQEFDKTGKENADLKEWRELQARWNQFGCFVPLYRTHGQWPTREVWNIAPANHPAYKTIVAYDKLRYRLMPYLYSMAGMVHFKDYTMMRGLVMDFNGDDKIYDIKDQWMFGSALMACPVGEYQKYSRNVYLPKQKGWYDFYTGKHYAGGQTIVADAPYEKIPVFVPEGSILPVGPEMEWSDQKKPELIDLYVYAGKDGSYTLYEDEGTNYNYEKGKYATIDFQYDDAQKTLTIGARKGSFDGMLQKRRFNVVLVSGDNQQGISLAKAPKGKKVKYAGQAVTVKLK, from the coding sequence ATGAGAATAACTAAGACTTTATTCATTTCAGCAGTGCTGCTGATGAGCGCCACAGGCCTCCAGGCAGCGGGATTTATCCAGAAGGGTAATTATCTTACCGTTCAGTTGAAAGAGCACCAGAATTATGGTCCAAGTCAGATTCGCTTACAGGTTGTAAACGATCAGATAATCCGTGTGCAGGCCACTGCCGAGCAGAGCTTCCGCAACAAGCAGAGCCTGATTATCGTGCCTCAGAACAGCAAGGCAAACTACAAGGTGGAGGAGCAGGGCGACAAGCTCATCATCACCACAGCTGCCATGCGTGCCGTTTTGAACGAGGCTACCGGTCAGATTACTTTCTATGATTTGAAAGATAATGTTCTCCTCAACGAGGTGGCGCAGGGTGGAAAGACCTTCAAGCCTTTCACCGTGCCCGACCGTGAGATTGGCGTTGATATCGCCAAGGTGCCTGAGGCGCAGAAGCACGGCTGGTCATGGCGTGCCCTCTTCGACTCTCCCGACAACGAGGCTTTCTATGGTCTCGGTCAGCATCAGAGTGAGGAACTCAACATGAAGGGCAAGAACGAAGACCTCTTCCAGTATAACACCAAGGTGAGTGTGCCTTTTGTCATCTCCAACAAGAACTATGGTATCCTCTGGGATTCTTACTCTTATTGCCGCTGGGGTAATCCGGATGATTATCTGCAGCTGAACCATGCCTTCAAACTCTATGATAAGGAGGGCAAGGAAGGACAGCTCACCGGTACTTACGTGGATAAGAACGGACAGAAGATAGTTCGCGGCGAAGACAGCATCTACTTTGAGTATGCGATGCCTGAGACTTCTGAAATCTGCAACAAGACAGATAAGGGCGGTATACAGAACCTGCCAAAGGGCTTTGCCCTGAATGGTTCCAAGGTGGTTTACGAGGGTTACGTGGAGGCGCCAACCAACAGCTTCTATCAGTTTATCCTCTACTATGCCGGCTACACGAAGATTTATATCGACGGCAAACTGGTGGTACCTGAGCGTTGGCGTACAGCCTGGAATCCGAACTCCTATAAGTTTGATGTAGCCATCAAGAAGGGGGTAAAGACTCCTATCCGCATCGAGTGGCAGCCAGATGGCGACGTTTCCTATTGTGGCCTCCGCGTGGCAGCTCCCCGTTCTGAGGCAGAAAAGAACCAGTTGAGCATTTGGAGCGAGATGTCGCCGGATATGGATTACTACTTCATAGCCGGTAAGAATCTGGACGAGGTGATTTCGGGCTATCGCACCCTGACAGGTAAGGCTTCGGTTTATCCAAAGTGGGCACTCGGTTTCTGGCAGAGCCGTGAGCGCTATCAGAGCAGCAAAGACATCGAGGACAATCTGAAGAAGTTCCGCGACCTGAAGATTCCTGTGGATAACATCGTGCAGGACTGGAACTACTGGAAGCTGGATTCCTGGGGAAGCCATGAGTTTGAGGCGGCACGCTATCCGAACCCGCAGGCGATGCTCGATAGCGTTCATGCCATGAACGGAAGATTCATGATTTCCGTATGGCCTAAGTTCTATGACACCGTGAAGAACTATAAGGAGCTTGATGCCAAGGGCTGGATGTATCATCAGGCTATCAAGGATGATATCCACGACTGGCTCGGCTTCCGTGGTTCTTTCTATGATGCTTATTCTGACGGAGCAAGAAAGATGTTCTGGCGACAGATGGACGAGAATCTCTATTCTAAATATAAGTTCGGAATCGATGCCTGGTGGATGGATGCATCAGAGCCAAATGTTCGCGACTGTACTCCGATGTGGTATCGCAAGGCACTTTCGGGTCCTACAGCCCTGGGTACATCTACCGAATATTTCAATGCCTACAGCATCGTGAATGCCGATGCCATCTATAATGGTCAGCGCAGCGTGAACCCTAACCAGCGTGTCTTCCTCCTGACCCGTTCCGGTTTTGCAGGTGAGCAGCGCTACAGCACCGCCACCTGGTCGGGCGATATTGCTACCCGCTGGGAGGATATGCGTGCACAGATGACTGCCGGTTTGAACTATTCCATGGCTGGTCTTCCTTTCTGGGGCATGGACCAGGGAGGTTTCTGCGTGGAGAATCGCTATGTGGCTGCCCAGCAGGAGTTTGACAAAACCGGTAAGGAAAATGCCGACCTGAAGGAGTGGCGTGAGCTGCAGGCTCGCTGGAATCAGTTTGGCTGCTTCGTTCCGCTCTATCGTACCCATGGTCAGTGGCCTACCCGCGAAGTTTGGAACATCGCGCCAGCCAATCATCCGGCTTACAAGACCATTGTGGCTTACGACAAGCTCCGCTATCGCTTGATGCCTTACCTTTACAGTATGGCTGGTATGGTTCACTTCAAGGACTACACCATGATGCGTGGCTTGGTGATGGACTTCAATGGCGATGACAAGATTTACGACATCAAGGACCAGTGGATGTTCGGTTCTGCTCTGATGGCTTGTCCGGTGGGCGAGTATCAGAAGTACAGCCGTAATGTGTATCTTCCTAAGCAGAAGGGCTGGTATGATTTCTATACAGGCAAGCATTATGCCGGTGGTCAGACCATCGTAGCCGATGCGCCATACGAGAAGATTCCTGTCTTCGTGCCGGAGGGTTCCATCCTTCCTGTCGGTCCGGAAATGGAGTGGAGCGACCAGAAGAAGCCTGAGCTTATCGACCTCTATGTATATGCCGGCAAGGACGGTTCTTATACGCTTTATGAGGATGAGGGCACCAACTACAACTACGAGAAGGGCAAGTATGCTACCATTGACTTCCAGTATGATGATGCTCAGAAGACCCTGACCATCGGTGCCCGCAAGGGTAGCTTTGATGGCATGCTTCAGAAGCGCCGCTTCAACGTGGTATTGGTAAGTGGAGATAACCAGCAGGGCATCAGCCTCGCCAAGGCGCCTAAGGGCAAGAAGGTGAAGTATGCTGGTCAGGCTGTTACTGTAAAATTGAAGTAG
- a CDS encoding glycoside hydrolase family 2 TIM barrel-domain containing protein has translation MNKKILLGVVFMSGLLAHPVNAREHQSFDKDWLFVLADSAGMQKSEYADGHWRRLNLPHDWAIEGDFAPSNPSGASGGALPGGIGWYRKHFSVNPKEKYDRFIITFDGVYMNSTVYINGHKLGTRPYGYSTFEYDLTPYINRKGDNVIAVKVDNSDQPNSRWYSGCGIYRHVWLTKTMKKAYIPQWGQYVSTTPQGDVKVKVDFLAQGSKMKLSIRNTIYDAKGKMVAKSQGNEVQQLKVKNPQLWDIAKGYLYSVKSELVVNGKVVDTATTTTGFRDVKFDAQKGFFLNGRNIKINGVCEHHDFGCLGAAVNEDAMHRKLTILRDMGVNAIRSSHNPPAPELLNMCDSMGLLVMDESFDMWRRKKSNGDYARFFDEWHKRDLSDLIKRDRNHPSIIMWSIGNEVLEQWSDAAADTLSLEQANLILNAGHDASALAHSDELSVNSLLTQHLAKLVKENDPWGTRPVTAGCNEPDPKNHLFKSGAIDVIGFNYHHQWVKDVPKNFPNKPFIFSESVSALQTRGYYMMPSDHIYTAPKEWWLPYTDPSFMCSAYDNMHASWSSTHEETWDVVKHNDFVGGQFIWTGFDYIGEPTPYAYPARSSYFGIIDLAGLPKDSYYMYQSEWTSKDVLHLFPHWNWLPGQTIDMWCYYNHADEVELFVNGKSQGVRKKTVYGAKNEGDAFLKSTEYHVMWRVNFEPGEVKVVARKDGKQVAEQTIRTAGAPHHLVLKKTYQGNLAFGASEPTTFVEVNVVDKDGNLCPNASNQIFFSVEGKEAEMATSKGLDNKAELKILGTDNGCQTSLERFTDPHRKAFFGKCVVVLKGKGTLKAEAVDLKDATLSL, from the coding sequence ATGAACAAGAAAATATTATTGGGTGTAGTTTTTATGAGTGGGCTTTTAGCTCATCCGGTGAACGCCCGCGAACATCAGTCTTTTGATAAAGACTGGCTTTTCGTTTTAGCCGATAGTGCCGGTATGCAGAAATCGGAGTATGCTGACGGACATTGGCGCCGCTTGAATCTCCCTCACGATTGGGCGATAGAGGGCGATTTCGCTCCATCCAATCCTTCGGGAGCCAGCGGTGGCGCTCTGCCTGGAGGCATCGGCTGGTATCGCAAGCATTTTTCCGTGAATCCGAAGGAGAAGTACGACCGCTTTATCATCACCTTCGATGGCGTGTATATGAACTCTACCGTTTATATCAACGGGCACAAATTGGGCACCCGACCTTATGGTTACAGCACTTTTGAGTACGACCTTACACCTTATATTAATAGGAAGGGTGATAATGTCATCGCCGTAAAGGTGGATAACAGCGACCAGCCCAACAGCCGCTGGTATTCTGGCTGCGGCATCTATCGCCATGTATGGCTCACCAAGACCATGAAGAAGGCGTACATCCCTCAGTGGGGACAGTATGTATCTACCACGCCGCAGGGTGATGTGAAGGTAAAGGTGGATTTCCTTGCCCAGGGCAGCAAGATGAAACTTTCCATCCGCAACACCATCTACGATGCGAAAGGCAAGATGGTGGCAAAGAGCCAGGGCAACGAGGTGCAGCAGCTTAAGGTAAAGAATCCGCAGCTCTGGGATATCGCAAAAGGTTATCTCTATAGCGTGAAGAGCGAGCTGGTGGTGAATGGTAAGGTGGTGGATACCGCTACTACCACCACAGGTTTCAGAGATGTGAAGTTTGATGCGCAGAAGGGTTTCTTCCTCAATGGCAGGAACATCAAGATCAATGGTGTCTGCGAGCACCACGACTTTGGCTGTCTGGGTGCAGCCGTAAACGAGGATGCGATGCATCGCAAGCTCACCATCCTTCGCGATATGGGTGTGAATGCCATCCGAAGCAGTCATAATCCTCCGGCTCCGGAACTCTTGAACATGTGCGATTCGATGGGCCTCCTCGTGATGGACGAGAGTTTCGATATGTGGCGTCGCAAGAAATCGAATGGCGACTATGCCCGCTTCTTCGATGAATGGCATAAGCGCGATCTCTCTGATTTGATAAAACGGGATAGAAACCATCCGAGCATCATCATGTGGAGTATCGGCAACGAGGTGCTGGAACAGTGGTCGGATGCCGCTGCCGATACGCTTTCGCTGGAGCAGGCGAATCTGATATTGAATGCCGGGCACGATGCTTCTGCCTTGGCGCATAGCGATGAACTGAGCGTAAACTCGCTCCTGACGCAGCATCTTGCCAAGCTGGTGAAGGAGAATGACCCTTGGGGAACCCGTCCGGTTACGGCTGGTTGCAACGAACCCGACCCAAAGAACCATCTCTTCAAGAGTGGCGCCATCGATGTCATCGGTTTCAACTATCACCATCAGTGGGTAAAGGATGTGCCCAAGAACTTCCCTAATAAGCCTTTCATCTTTTCGGAAAGTGTTTCTGCCCTGCAGACCCGAGGCTACTACATGATGCCGAGTGACCATATCTATACGGCACCGAAGGAATGGTGGCTGCCTTATACCGACCCATCCTTCATGTGTTCGGCATACGACAACATGCATGCTTCGTGGAGCAGTACCCACGAGGAAACCTGGGATGTGGTGAAGCATAACGACTTTGTGGGAGGCCAGTTTATCTGGACCGGTTTCGATTACATCGGAGAACCTACGCCTTACGCTTATCCTGCACGCAGTAGTTATTTTGGCATCATCGACCTGGCGGGTCTTCCGAAGGACAGTTATTATATGTATCAGAGCGAGTGGACTAGCAAGGATGTGCTCCATCTCTTCCCTCACTGGAACTGGCTCCCAGGTCAGACCATCGATATGTGGTGCTATTATAACCATGCCGACGAGGTAGAACTCTTTGTGAATGGCAAGAGCCAGGGCGTTCGCAAGAAGACTGTTTATGGGGCGAAGAACGAAGGCGATGCTTTCCTGAAGAGTACGGAGTATCACGTGATGTGGCGTGTAAACTTTGAACCGGGAGAGGTGAAGGTGGTGGCAAGAAAGGATGGCAAGCAGGTGGCAGAACAGACCATCAGAACGGCTGGTGCCCCTCATCATCTCGTATTGAAGAAAACCTATCAGGGTAATCTGGCTTTTGGCGCCTCAGAACCAACCACTTTCGTAGAGGTGAATGTGGTGGATAAGGATGGAAATCTCTGTCCGAATGCCAGCAACCAGATATTCTTCTCTGTAGAAGGAAAGGAAGCAGAAATGGCAACTTCGAAAGGGCTTGATAATAAGGCTGAACTCAAGATTCTGGGCACCGATAATGGATGCCAAACCTCGCTGGAGCGCTTCACCGACCCCCATCGCAAGGCATTCTTTGGTAAGTGTGTAGTTGTTTTGAAAGGTAAAGGCACGCTGAAAGCGGAGGCTGTTGATTTGAAAGATGCAACATTGAGTCTTTAA
- a CDS encoding GNAT family N-acetyltransferase, giving the protein MKVHIEQGTPDKASHIASLIMEAMNTDCCQNFAGPHHTLVDFHQMMERLVKMEDSQYSYLNTLVASNSEGIITGILVAYDGARLKELRRQFIKEAIVSFGIDYSAMDAETEAGEFYLDSLAVSSSFRGKGIAKQLLAAAIEKARELGIPKVGLLVDKGNPRAEKLYASIGFKYVNDTVWGGHGMRHLQYTI; this is encoded by the coding sequence ATGAAAGTACATATAGAGCAAGGTACGCCTGATAAGGCATCACATATCGCATCGCTCATCATGGAAGCGATGAACACAGACTGCTGCCAGAACTTCGCTGGTCCGCATCATACTTTGGTGGATTTTCATCAGATGATGGAACGTCTGGTAAAGATGGAAGATAGTCAGTACAGCTATCTTAACACGCTGGTGGCTAGCAACAGCGAGGGTATCATCACCGGTATCCTTGTGGCATACGATGGTGCCCGATTGAAGGAACTGCGCAGACAGTTTATCAAGGAGGCTATCGTAAGCTTCGGCATCGACTATTCAGCAATGGATGCAGAGACAGAAGCAGGCGAGTTTTATCTCGACAGCCTGGCTGTTTCGAGCAGTTTCCGTGGCAAGGGCATCGCCAAGCAGCTCCTGGCTGCTGCCATCGAGAAAGCCAGAGAGTTGGGTATCCCTAAGGTGGGCCTGCTCGTAGACAAGGGGAATCCGAGAGCGGAGAAGCTCTATGCCAGCATCGGATTTAAATATGTCAACGATACGGTATGGGGAGGTCACGGCATGAGACACCTGCAATACACCATCTAA